Proteins from a single region of Fischerella sp. PCC 9605:
- a CDS encoding XisH family protein — MPQRDAIHEIVKQAIIKDGWNITADPYVISYGERFLFVDLGATKSNKINNIQGRFIGAERENSRIAIEIKDFRSKSAIGDLEQALGQYILYRLLLNKVDPGREVYLAITDIIYDEIFSEPIGELVINDLPLKLIIVDVEKAEVKQWIPPRTIAK, encoded by the coding sequence GTGCCGCAAAGAGATGCAATTCATGAAATTGTTAAACAAGCGATTATTAAAGATGGTTGGAATATTACTGCTGATCCTTATGTCATATCCTACGGAGAGCGATTTTTATTTGTAGACCTTGGGGCAACTAAATCTAATAAAATTAATAATATTCAGGGGCGTTTCATCGGGGCAGAAAGAGAAAATAGCCGAATTGCGATAGAAATAAAAGACTTTAGAAGTAAATCTGCGATTGGTGATTTAGAACAAGCTCTAGGTCAGTATATTCTTTATCGACTATTGCTAAACAAAGTTGACCCAGGACGTGAAGTTTACTTGGCAATTACCGATATTATCTATGATGAAATATTTAGCGAACCGATAGGTGAACTTGTTATTAATGACCTACCCTTGAAATTAATTATTGTAGATGTAGAGAAGGCAGAGGTAAAGCAATGGATACCACCGCGCACTATCGCCAAATAG